tTTGATCTCACTTCACATGTAATTCAAGAAAAAGATTATCTAACAAAATCCCCAAATGGTGGGTTACGTGTACTAGACCTAATTGATCAAGGGGTGTTGGAACCAGATGGTAAATTGTACAATCAATTGCTTAACAAGTGTACCCAATTGGGCAAGATTAAGGAGGGCAAACTGGTGCATAACCATTTTTTAAAATCAAGGTTTAAACATTATATGGTGATTCAGAATACGGCTTTGAATATGTATGCGAAATGTGGGTGTTTGGATGATGCACGccaggtgtttgataaaatgcctgtGAAGGATATGGTGACGTGGACAGCTATGATTACTGGGTATTCGCAGAATGAGAAGCCGGAAGAAGCGCTTGTGTTGTTTCCGGAGATGCTTAGAGCGGAAATGAAGCCGAATCATTTTACGTTTTCGAGTCTTTTAAAGGCTGCAGGGGCGAGAACTGATGAGCGAGAAGGCGAGCAGATTCATGGATTTTGTTTGAAGTACGGGTATGATTTGAATGTGTATGTCGGTAGCGCGTTGGTCGAGTTATATTGTAGGTATGAGAGGATGAACGAAGCGCATTTTGTGTTTGACGGTTTGGTAGACAAGAATGAGGTTTCTTGGAATTCGCTGATTGCTGCACATGCTAGAAAGAGTGAAGGAGATAAAGCGTTAAGAGTTTTTCAAAGAATGCAAAGACATGATTTTAAACCGACCCATTTCACTTATTCGAGTATTTTTAGCGCGTGTGCTAGCACTGGATCGCTAGAACAAGGAAAGTGGATACACGCCCACATGGTTAAATCCGGTCTTAAACTTATCGCTTTCATCGGCAACACTCTTCTTGACATGTACGCAAAATCAGGTAGCTTTGATGATGCAATACGCGTATTTGATAGGCTCGTTAAACCAGATGTTGTTTCGTGGAATTCTATGCTTACCGCATATGCACAACACGGGTTAGGAGAAAAAACGCTTGATCATTTTGAGAAAATGAAGAAAACCGGAATCGAACCCAATTCAGTAACTTTTTTATGCGTTCTCACCGCTTGTAGCCATGGTGGACTCTTGGATAAAGGTCAATATTACTTTGAGTTAATGAAAAAAGTAAACATCGAACCCGACGTTTCTCATTACGTAACAATGGTTGACTTACTTGGTCGAGCCGGTCAACTTGATCACGCCTTAAATTTTATTAACGAATTACCGATCAAACCAACTTCGGCCATATGGGGTGCGTTACTTGGGGCTTGCAGGATGCATAAAAATATGGAATTGGGTGCTTACGCTGCTGAACGCGTGTTTGAACTCGACCCTTATGACTCCGGGCCCCACATTTTGTTATATAACATCTACGCGTCTGCTGGAAAATGGAACGAAGCTTCGAAAGTCCGAAAATTTATGAAAGAAATCGGTGTAAAGAAAGAACCTGCGTGCAGTTGGGTGGATATTGAAAACTCTGTGCATATGTTTGTGGCTAATGACGATAATCACCCTATGCAGAACGAAATTAATAAAATGTGGGGTAAGATTAGTGAAAAGATCAAGGAAATCGGGTACGTGCCTGACACGAGTCATGTTTTGTTATATGTCGATGAGCAAGAAAGAGAAGTGAAGTTACAATTTCATAGTGAAAAACTTGCTTTGGCTTTTGCACTTTTAAAGACGCCACCGGGGTCCACAATTAGGATTAAGAAGAACATTAGAGTTTGTGGCGATTGCCATTCGGCTTTTAAGTATGCTTCGCTGGTGGTCGAGCGAGAAATTATTTTGAGGGACACGAATCGGTTTCATCATTTTTATCGTGGATCTTGTTCTTGTGGCGATTATTGGTAGGTTCTTGAAATAAAGAAAAACCTGTAACTTTGTCTAATTTAAAATTTGTTAGTCATGATATGCATACAAATGCTGTGCATATGATTTTGCCTTGATTTTTTTCTAAGTTCATTTTTTTTCTCGATTTTGTATTATTATAACTTTTTAAactcataacttttttatacagaAAACATGTTGCTCTAAGGGTCGGCCTTGTTGTATAGACGACCGTTGatcttttagggttttttatGCATCATATATCTTGTTATAACTACATATAGTTCATCAATATACGGTAATTCATGTGGAATCTTCTTTATTGTATGAAGACCAATTTTCTTGCATTGATGATATCTTTCTTATGTTTGTCAAGTGCTCTGAGTTGATGATTTCCTTAATCCGAGATCGAGCTGACTTTCATTCTTGATGTGTTCCAATTACAAAGTacagattttttttaaagaaacttTGTTAACTGGAAGTCATGTGGTATCTCATGTGTTTCCCTGCCTCAAGTTGATAAGTGGTCCTGGTCTTGGGACTTGGGCTGCAAGAGAGCCAGTTGATTTTGGTTCGTGGGACGCTCTGGCTGGAGCCGGACCCTCCACCAGTCTGTTCCCTTTTGAACCATGCAGTTTTGGCGGGCAGGCAGGAAGGAAGTTGAACCAGTAACTTGGTTAGCGGGTCGAACTGGATTTggattatttttattatttttcatttGAGGATTATAGACATGTTATAGAGTGCAAGGAAAGCTTAATATGTGGGATTCAGCCCTCTTAATGCTCAAGTTAGGCGCCGCTTGAAGAAAAATTTCAACTTAAGTAACTCGAATTTGAGCTCTCAAGATCTATAAAAACTCGACTTAAAACAAGTCGAGTTCGAGCTGGAGCAGCTGGATAAGGCTGTGTGTTATAGCTTGACGCCCTTAGCCGCATGAGGGGGTTTAATTGGCTGAGAAATTaacagggccggccctgagaattcttgtaccctgttcgagctcgaaaaacgTGCCCTTACGCCTTAACAAAATTGGGTATTgagctcactaaaggtctaaacctaatgccaatgaactaataactaatctaaaccataagaatagaTTTGTAAGGgagcctatgttggtgtttgtatggttATATcctattaaaaaatatattttacatatatttatcgggtttttttataaaataaagtgcccttcgaaatatcgggccctggtcggtggtcctccccgcccacccccaaGGCCAGCCATGGAAATTAATTCCACACATATCAGCCCAACGAGTGTGGGTCTCATGCTTGAGCCTTTCACGCCTCACTCATGCCCCATGGGGGCAGTGTTTCACTCTCTTTTGGGTTGATGTGGCGTTGGGCCCATAACACATGGTCAAAATGCTAAGGTGGTTTTCAACACTCGGGTAGATATTTATACTGATAATTGAGTTGTATTTGAGCTCAAGGTAGCTCGCTCATTGGTTCACTTGAATAAATTTCTCTTCTATTTTCCTTCTATACCAGTAATTTGATTCTCTAGTATATTTTGAGATTTTGTAAATCTTTTACTTAATAGTTCTACAATTTGAGATTTTGTTAACTTATAATTTAAGACATGTATAATTTAAACTTTTTGTTAACTTGTTATGTGAATAAAAAGCACATACAATACAAAATTATGAAAATTCAACTATTACACATGTCACCGAGTCATGAGGTAAGCTAAGTTGAATACTAGCTAAAATTTCAACTCGGATTAAAGATTACAAGCCAAGTAAGCTCGGCTTGGATTTTTATTAACTTGAATCGGAATTGATATTGAGTCAATTCGACTCAACATCCTCATTTAACACCCTTAAATAACTAcaaatatattaatataatatatacTTCATGGAAGATACATTATATTACATTGTATATGTATACCCAGAGCCGGCTGAAGGGTCAGCCAACTAAAGCCCTTGCTTTAGGCCAtcattttgtgtttttggtttacAGAAGTCACCAGTGTCCAACGAGAAGGAGTTTTTAAGTTAGGGCTGGAAACACCTTTTAAGGAGGAGAGAAACTTAACTTGAAATTAAAATAATTCATATAATAataacatcaacataatctaattcTTTTTAatttgagtaaacttccgttttgctccctgtgatttagtcactttaacggttttgctccaaatctttaaaaatagccattttactccctgatgtttcggtttttttgccagtttgctccccgcctctaactctatccaaattgtttgtttttccactTTGCTCCCCgtagggagcaaactggcaacaaaaccaaaatatcagggagtaaaatggctatttttaaaggtctggggcaaaaccgttaaagtgaccaaaccacagggagcaaaacgaaagtttaatcttttaattttataaaacatcacTATAAAATATAACAATGCCACCATATATTTAAAACAATACAAAATAATATCAGTTAAAAACTAGAAAGGATCTCACATTTAGAGTTCGCTTTAGACCTCAAGAAACACTGAGTCGGCCCTGTGTATACCATTGGGCTTATTAAACATGTATCAAAGGTGTGTATTTTGATTTTATGGTTGAGACTAATAATTAAAAACTTTAATACATGATATTAAAAGTTACATATTCGGTATAACTCAAAGCACGTTTTTTAAACAGAAGaaacaaatataaaaaaactaaacGTTCTCTTAAATAGAAATAAAACACAGTCGTTTCATGTTATACATCTCTCCATCACCATCATTATTATTACTTTCTCCTAAAACGAACAATCTATTTGACTTCCAACACTCTGATTAATTTGTCATAATCGTTACACAAATTAAAATGTGTTGTGTGTAAAAAGTTGTTATATTTCATTTTCATCCGAAATATCAGGTGGTGTGTTTTAGAATTTAGTAATAAAAAAACCGTTTCATTTTGATTCAATCTCAAAACTAGCGATTGGTTTGACTGTGTAATGGAGCTATAAATGGAATTCAGGTTTGCAatctatttatatatattaatattaatattaatatactGAAGACATTGGTAGGGATCTCAATATGATGTAGTAGTCTCTGTTATGATTCTGGTAATAATCAATTAGGAATGTGAAGGAGATTTGAAATGGATCATGTGGTTTGGATCGCACGAGGAAGAACCAAAGGGGGTCAAGAGGGTTCGTAGATCCCTCCCTGGCTTTAGGAATTTGTTATGTTTTTATGTTTAAGTTatgattattttatataaaagaaaaacatgatTTGGGTTATCTAGTTGTAGCCGGTAATGAAAAGAGCGTTATGATGATGGTGAGAATTTTATTATTACGCTTTGTGTCTGATTGACCTAAAAAATGCTTGATTGATGTACATGTAACAGGCAAAGAGGTGGTTAATAGAAGAAATTATCTTCAAATTATCCTTTGGGGGCGGATGTAAGTTTGTAAGCAGTGAATGAAGGTACTGATTTATTTTTTTTCTGTGGTAAACATAACAATAAAGGAAAATTATTGTTTGCGTCAAGCCGTTTGATTTTTGTAGTGGTGTCAACTTGTGACATGGCACATACACGAGCATAGCCAGGTTTTTGCTTGTCATATCTAACATGTTTGATAAATAGCTCGTGTTTGTATTGACATGTTTAACTAATTTAATTGAACAAGTTTTTAATCCCGTTTAGTTAGGTGCGTTGACCTGCCAACTTGTGTAATTAAACATGCCGACTCACCAACCCGTTTAACACAGATTTTACAACCCTCTAACCCGTTTAAAATTTGATTTTACCCTGCCAACTTGTATGACTTGTTTAAATACATGGACTAAAGATCATGTTTGGGGTTACATGTTTCAAGTGCGTATGGTTAAGGTTGATGTCTTTAGCACGAACCTGAAAAAACATATGGTTCATCCTGAAACACACCAACCCAACAAGATTCACGCCCTTAGATTTTTTAGAAGGTTGTCGTTTAGATTAACACGCAACGAAATGGTAACTGATATTTCATCCTCTTTGTGAATATGGCTAGCATCGGCGGGCAAACAGCAGCATCCAAGTGTTATCTGATACATCCTAACACGAATTCTGGTTTTACACCAAATTATGAGGTAAGTATTCTATGGGTGTTTCGCATTTTTATATTTAATCAATACATTTCTTCCTGAGGATTGGTAGTCTTTGAATCCATATCAGTCTAATGCTTTAGTAAAAACAACCACCAATGCATCATCATCTTTGTTTTTACAATCACCAAACTTAAAAAAGATGGTAGCGCTACACGTTAGGTGTAAGCAAATCGGTACGCGCTCGGTGACCTACAAAACTTATAAACTAAACCAGACAAAACTTTCAAAAAATCAATTCTCTGTTCGATTTCCAGTTGAGTGTACTTTGAAAAAATCAGACATCATTTCGCGCGCTTCAGTTTTAAAGAGGAATCATGTTGGTTTTCTTCGTATATGGCAGAGGTCATCATGTTCAAATTTTAGAGATACGTACAATTATAACACCAGAAAACTACATCCAAACGCGTCAAAACTTTAGCTACATCCAAGTATCCAACTCCTGATAATTCGCTATGCAATATTCAAACGTGTCGATATTTTAGGTTTCCTCTTCAAGAGGTATGAAAATATCTGTTTAATTTGGATGTAAAATATAACCTCTATAAAAAAACCATGTCATTCAAGAAGAAACATTCAGAAACCAAAACTAGTTACTACTTACGCCTTACGACCAACAAATCCATAACCAAAAACCATAGACAAGAAACCAAGACTTTTTAACTAACTAAGAGTAACAAGCTCATTTCAACTTTAAGGTGCATTCTTTACATTCCAAATACCCGGGGGGTGTATAAATCGCCCGAAGTGGGCGTTTGGAACATATAGTCACCATAATCCGACAACAAACTGTCAAACCCATATTTTTGTACCTCACCTCTAGTACCACCCTGTTGTTGAACTTGAACCTCCTGCAACGGGTTATGCTGCTGAAACCCACCACCTTCAAATTTCGGCTGTTGCGTAAACAAAGACGGTGTAGAGTTGTAGCTCTGGTGATGTAGATCCGCTAGCCCGGAAGTAAGACCGCCATACAAATCAACCTGAGAAGGAAACTGGGGCGTTGTATGTTGTTGCGGCTGCAACATTGTCGGTTGAGAAAACTGAGGTACGGATTGCTGTTGCATAAAAAGCCACGGTTTTGTGTCCTCATCAAACGAACTGCTCCAGGAGTTGTTCAAAAAGTTCGTTGATAATTTTCCGACATCGCCGTTGATGTTGTATAGATTCCCCAAAAATGGTGAACCGTAAAGTGCGTTTGGTCCGGTCCTCATATAATttcctaaataaataaaacaaagcaGTGTTAGTTCGAGTTGTAATTTGTAAATGGATATCGCGATATACGCATGTCCATTTGAAGCCGCGCCTGATTTTACTTGCCTATCGGGACTAGGATACGCTCATATCTATATACGAATATATCCTATATGCAACTTGTAGCATAATTTGTTAATATGTAATTCACAAATTATAGATTGTCAATAGCAAATAGACACATGGaatatcttatattatatatactataaatatgGCTATTctgtcaatatcaaacacctttAGCCCCTCAAttttaataataaatatctttagACCCTCAAATTTAATAATAACATGTTtaacccctcaactttaataatgacatgtttggACCCTTACCTAAAACATCTTAACCCCCTTAACTAcatcaaacaactttagccccttaactaaaacaactcctcaactttaataataaacaactttaaCCCCTAAACTTTAATAATGGCATATTTAGCCCCTTAACTgaaacatcaaacaactttaactCTTAGTGATTTGATTAATTTTATCTATGTTTTGAACTCGCTGTGAAGCACGAATGGTAACCCACTAGTTTTCACAAATAGTCTAATGCTTCCATTCAACTGTGTAAACCCTAATTTAGTGCAAGAGTTTG
This genomic stretch from Helianthus annuus cultivar XRQ/B chromosome 8, HanXRQr2.0-SUNRISE, whole genome shotgun sequence harbors:
- the LOC110872522 gene encoding pentatricopeptide repeat-containing protein At3g24000, mitochondrial, with protein sequence MNKLIVPFSENLIFVNGGFISTVRSIPNYLRFLSTSSTATPNASTSLLSEEEEAFDLTSHVIQEKDYLTKSPNGGLRVLDLIDQGVLEPDGKLYNQLLNKCTQLGKIKEGKLVHNHFLKSRFKHYMVIQNTALNMYAKCGCLDDARQVFDKMPVKDMVTWTAMITGYSQNEKPEEALVLFPEMLRAEMKPNHFTFSSLLKAAGARTDEREGEQIHGFCLKYGYDLNVYVGSALVELYCRYERMNEAHFVFDGLVDKNEVSWNSLIAAHARKSEGDKALRVFQRMQRHDFKPTHFTYSSIFSACASTGSLEQGKWIHAHMVKSGLKLIAFIGNTLLDMYAKSGSFDDAIRVFDRLVKPDVVSWNSMLTAYAQHGLGEKTLDHFEKMKKTGIEPNSVTFLCVLTACSHGGLLDKGQYYFELMKKVNIEPDVSHYVTMVDLLGRAGQLDHALNFINELPIKPTSAIWGALLGACRMHKNMELGAYAAERVFELDPYDSGPHILLYNIYASAGKWNEASKVRKFMKEIGVKKEPACSWVDIENSVHMFVANDDNHPMQNEINKMWGKISEKIKEIGYVPDTSHVLLYVDEQEREVKLQFHSEKLALAFALLKTPPGSTIRIKKNIRVCGDCHSAFKYASLVVEREIILRDTNRFHHFYRGSCSCGDYW